In one window of Aceticella autotrophica DNA:
- a CDS encoding TolB family protein produces MDEKRIEENLNKLKDLIPVNYQLKESLKKRFYRNRWKKMGVAIAAAAAVLLMVFSFGIKHLQDNLITKVNAEELKIINQISFISLGKINAGKIAEYNGTIYIPLHDKGIYKYDSKGFKKIIDKPAGEVAISTNGTKLVFIANTSAGKNAIYIKDLNDGKENKIIESKDSDTYYSDATFSPDGNKIIYTEQVIVPRETHGFEVKESNINTVDLKNLKITKLTDGCCGSFVKNGDAIVFERDNKIIYKNLKDSSEKIIDEGKRPSVSPNGYYIAYEKYEIKNEKVEDVNVRINMNNIWIADASSLTTKKQVTLNVPKSVPPGMPKEEIQNYVTDTLYSYYWPVWSSDSRSIFVLKNLNEDIRGNTMQLMKIELSREELTPEEVVKKFLQAIIVRDKDFARVLMKNSPAIMIVSNPHPVAYEILESGTEGSTPYVDASLSYEYSMNGYCSVDKSRYYLSPSENGYIIDSIKHLETVEFIEKKGTFYKIENNVKTKLFDKGEIPKEILPDNLNTHATTLTYSPKTNTIFFTIQTDDRSQTRIISNNISKKEFKLIDSFENTFIPDIKVDSSGKYLAVLAYNNTSQQSNAYVYNFKTGERINLKAKFKNTKIEEISPRFWQQDKLIFQISLKEGSLYYIYDPYKPYKDEVLIP; encoded by the coding sequence ATGGACGAAAAGAGAATAGAAGAGAACCTCAATAAACTAAAAGACCTGATTCCTGTAAACTATCAGCTTAAAGAATCTCTTAAAAAAAGATTTTATAGAAACAGATGGAAAAAGATGGGTGTAGCAATCGCAGCAGCTGCAGCAGTACTTTTAATGGTCTTTTCTTTCGGCATCAAACACCTGCAAGACAACCTTATAACAAAAGTAAATGCAGAAGAATTAAAGATTATAAATCAAATTTCTTTCATAAGTTTAGGAAAAATAAATGCTGGCAAAATAGCAGAATATAATGGAACTATATATATACCTTTACATGACAAGGGAATTTATAAATATGACAGTAAAGGCTTTAAAAAAATAATTGATAAGCCTGCCGGTGAAGTTGCTATCTCAACAAATGGCACGAAATTAGTATTTATAGCAAACACATCTGCCGGTAAAAATGCGATTTATATAAAAGATTTAAATGATGGAAAAGAAAATAAAATAATTGAAAGCAAGGATTCAGATACCTATTATAGTGACGCAACTTTTTCACCCGATGGAAACAAAATAATTTACACTGAACAAGTAATTGTCCCTAGAGAGACTCACGGCTTTGAAGTAAAAGAAAGCAATATCAACACTGTAGATTTAAAAAACTTAAAAATTACCAAACTGACAGATGGATGCTGTGGCTCTTTTGTAAAAAATGGTGATGCTATAGTCTTTGAAAGGGATAATAAGATAATCTATAAAAACTTGAAAGACAGCAGTGAAAAAATAATTGACGAAGGCAAAAGACCTTCCGTATCACCAAATGGTTATTATATAGCCTACGAAAAATATGAAATTAAAAATGAAAAAGTAGAAGATGTGAATGTAAGAATAAACATGAATAACATTTGGATAGCAGATGCTTCCTCTTTAACAACCAAAAAACAAGTAACATTAAACGTGCCAAAGAGTGTGCCGCCAGGAATGCCTAAAGAAGAAATTCAAAACTATGTAACGGATACCTTATATTCTTATTACTGGCCTGTATGGAGCAGTGATTCAAGGAGCATTTTCGTCCTGAAAAATCTAAACGAGGATATAAGAGGAAATACAATGCAACTTATGAAGATTGAGTTAAGTAGAGAAGAATTGACCCCCGAAGAAGTGGTAAAAAAATTCTTGCAAGCGATAATAGTAAGAGATAAAGATTTTGCAAGGGTGCTGATGAAAAATTCCCCTGCAATAATGATAGTATCAAACCCTCATCCTGTAGCCTATGAAATATTGGAATCTGGCACAGAAGGCAGCACACCTTATGTAGATGCCTCCTTAAGCTATGAATATAGTATGAATGGGTATTGCTCTGTAGATAAATCGCGATATTATCTCTCTCCCAGTGAAAATGGATATATAATAGACAGCATAAAACATTTAGAAACTGTGGAGTTTATTGAAAAAAAGGGAACTTTTTATAAAATAGAAAACAATGTTAAAACAAAGCTCTTTGACAAAGGAGAAATACCGAAAGAAATTTTGCCAGATAATCTTAATACTCATGCCACTACTTTGACTTATAGCCCAAAAACTAATACTATATTTTTCACAATACAAACCGATGATAGGTCTCAAACCCGTATAATAAGCAATAATATATCTAAAAAAGAATTTAAACTAATAGATTCTTTTGAAAATACATTTATACCAGATATTAAAGTAGATTCCAGTGGAAAATATCTTGCAGTACTCGCTTACAACAATACTTCACAACAGTCAAATGCTTATGTGTACAATTTCAAAACAGGAGAAAGGATAAATTTGAAAGCAAAATTTAAAAATACAAAAATAGAGGAAATATCACCTCGATTCTGGCAGCAAGATAAACTGATATTCCAAATTTCTCTAAAGGAAGGATCTTTATA
- a CDS encoding RNA polymerase sigma factor produces the protein MVESFLEFYEKNFDDVYRYVYFKIGNKWDTDDIVSEIFKKAYEKYKSIKSNPRSWLFSIAKNTITDHYRKNKNVTLEDNISYFSYHDIFENKFEKEAEIDCLKKSIYSLPKEEIEIINLKYFAGMTHREISQIIQKTEDAVKMKVFRIIQKLKNLVIKCLEG, from the coding sequence GTGGTAGAATCTTTTTTAGAATTTTATGAAAAAAATTTTGATGATGTTTACAGATATGTATATTTTAAAATAGGAAATAAATGGGATACGGACGACATAGTAAGTGAAATTTTTAAAAAAGCCTATGAAAAATATAAAAGTATAAAATCAAATCCAAGATCTTGGCTTTTTTCTATAGCAAAAAATACAATAACAGATCATTATAGGAAAAATAAAAATGTTACTTTAGAGGATAATATTTCCTATTTTTCCTATCATGACATATTTGAAAACAAATTTGAAAAAGAAGCTGAAATTGATTGTCTTAAAAAATCAATTTATTCTCTACCTAAGGAAGAAATTGAAATTATAAACTTAAAATACTTTGCTGGAATGACTCATAGAGAAATATCACAAATAATACAAAAAACTGAAGATGCAGTAAAAATGAAGGTCTTTAGAATAATTCAAAAATTAAAAAATCTTGTAATAAAATGTTTGGAGGGATGA
- a CDS encoding sugar phosphate isomerase/epimerase family protein produces the protein MIGFTLTGNWRKILETDLVFDKLRNFGCRSIELHLNPFNSAFSETLTLARLLLKRGWNLTIHAPTDSDFNILYYTESQDKVEFAYLTLLDVVYSLSVNYKQVILINFHGGQGTCCREELLESACRFVHWLVPLLENRYTGLKMALELLPYDPAYIRVGDRQEDLLYVSEGLNFAHFGFCWDIGHLRRNRELFNYGSVPKPDFIQHVIHTHVHEVDVRYRDHCPLGKGVFSATDDLKYLLDAGYKGVYNLELSFELAAEFGDPLEELFNSVKLLSEIIEIN, from the coding sequence ATGATTGGTTTTACTTTAACTGGCAACTGGAGAAAAATTTTAGAAACAGATTTAGTTTTTGATAAACTGAGGAACTTTGGATGTCGTTCTATTGAATTACATTTAAATCCTTTTAACTCCGCTTTCTCTGAAACTTTGACATTAGCGCGTTTACTTCTTAAGCGAGGATGGAACCTAACAATACATGCTCCAACAGACAGTGATTTCAACATTTTATACTACACAGAGAGTCAGGATAAAGTTGAATTTGCTTACCTAACTTTATTAGATGTTGTATATTCTTTAAGCGTGAATTATAAACAGGTTATTCTAATCAATTTTCATGGTGGGCAGGGAACATGCTGTCGTGAGGAACTGCTGGAAAGTGCGTGCCGATTTGTTCACTGGCTTGTCCCGCTGTTAGAGAACAGATATACTGGTTTAAAAATGGCCTTAGAACTTTTGCCCTATGACCCTGCTTATATTCGCGTAGGAGATCGACAGGAAGATCTACTTTATGTATCAGAGGGGCTTAATTTTGCTCATTTTGGGTTTTGCTGGGATATAGGGCATTTACGAAGAAATCGTGAATTGTTTAACTATGGAAGTGTCCCCAAGCCTGACTTTATACAGCATGTTATACATACCCATGTGCATGAAGTTGACGTCCGGTACCGCGATCACTGTCCTTTAGGAAAAGGAGTTTTCTCCGCAACTGATGACCTTAAATATTTATTGGATGCAGGCTATAAGGGTGTTTATAATCTGGAACTTTCTTTTGAACTGGCAGCGGAATTCGGTGATCCGCTTGAAGAACTTTTTAATTCTGTAAAACTGCTTAGTGAGATTATTGAAATCAATTAA
- a CDS encoding transposase, which yields MTRSTTPSFILTLRLNTQKYQEDILNKRFNIGRMIYNACLSRLYRNCKLMKESKAYIKTCKMPKGEERNNRFAELREKYNLTITYIDDYVSPMQKKFKKNIDSHTAQKLAERALDAVNKLIYGKAKKIHFKKYGEEISLESKTNKSGIKYRDGYIKWNDLEIPVTIKPNDKYAQLAIQSRVKYCRIFRQYVKNRYKYYVQLILEGIPPLKERKIGKGDVGLDSGTQTESIVSDNEVKLVELAPEIDSIDREIIRLQRKLERSRRMNNPENYNSDGTVKKRTKGKWEKSKNYIKNQNKLKDRYRKRVAVKRQSLERLANYIISLGNKIKVEDMNYDALSKRAKETTKNRKTKRFNKKRRFGKSIGTKSPGMLLNITDRKLHYFGEELIKVDKTKVKASQYNHITDTYDKKDLSDRWNCFNYNGKEIKVQRDLYSAYLLQNTEDNKIDRSKCIEKFDNFLKLHDKEIERLKKLKETKQLLGSIGV from the coding sequence ATGACAAGGTCTACTACACCATCATTTATACTAACATTGAGATTAAACACACAAAAATATCAAGAAGATATTCTTAATAAAAGATTTAATATCGGAAGAATGATATATAATGCCTGTTTAAGCAGATTGTATAGAAATTGCAAATTAATGAAAGAAAGTAAAGCGTACATAAAAACATGCAAAATGCCGAAAGGTGAAGAACGTAACAACAGATTTGCAGAACTAAGAGAAAAATACAATCTAACCATAACATATATAGATGATTATGTATCACCGATGCAAAAGAAATTCAAGAAAAATATAGACAGTCATACAGCACAGAAATTAGCAGAAAGAGCATTAGATGCTGTAAATAAATTAATTTATGGTAAAGCTAAGAAAATTCATTTCAAGAAATATGGCGAAGAAATATCGCTGGAAAGTAAAACAAATAAATCAGGAATCAAATACAGAGACGGATACATAAAGTGGAATGATTTAGAAATACCTGTAACAATAAAACCAAACGATAAGTATGCACAGTTGGCAATCCAAAGCAGAGTCAAATATTGCAGGATATTCCGTCAATATGTAAAAAACAGATACAAATATTATGTACAACTTATATTAGAAGGAATACCGCCGTTAAAAGAAAGAAAAATAGGAAAGGGTGATGTGGGATTAGATTCAGGAACACAAACCGAAAGCATAGTATCGGATAATGAGGTTAAACTTGTTGAACTTGCACCCGAAATAGATTCTATAGACAGAGAAATAATTCGACTGCAAAGAAAACTGGAAAGAAGTAGACGTATGAATAATCCCGAAAACTATAACTCCGATGGTACAGTAAAAAAAAGGACAAAAGGAAAGTGGGAAAAAAGCAAAAACTATATTAAAAATCAAAACAAACTAAAAGACAGATACCGAAAAAGAGTAGCAGTAAAGAGGCAAAGCCTTGAGAGATTAGCAAACTATATAATATCACTGGGAAATAAAATCAAGGTTGAAGATATGAACTACGATGCACTTTCAAAAAGAGCAAAAGAAACAACAAAAAACAGAAAAACAAAAAGGTTTAACAAGAAAAGGAGATTTGGCAAATCCATCGGAACAAAATCACCGGGAATGCTTCTTAATATAACAGACCGAAAACTCCACTACTTTGGTGAAGAACTAATAAAGGTAGACAAAACAAAAGTCAAAGCAAGCCAATACAATCATATAACCGATACTTATGATAAAAAAGACCTTTCAGACAGATGGAACTGCTTTAACTATAACGGCAAAGAAATAAAAGTACAGCGTGATTTATATTCAGCTTATCTTTTGCAAAACACTGAAGATAACAAAATAGACAGAAGTAAATGCATTGAAAAATTTGATAATTTTTTAAAACTTCATGATAAAGAAATAGAAAGATTAAAAAAATTAAAAGAGACAAAACAGTTGTTAGGCAGTATTGGAGTATAG
- a CDS encoding thiamine phosphate synthase, producing MGDDKIIGISAGNVDEVVKAEKNGADYIMEEQYSIQAHRRSNSAFKFKANKKGNKAS from the coding sequence TTGGGAGATGATAAGATAATTGGGATTTCAGCGGGAAATGTAGATGAGGTGGTAAAAGCAGAAAAAAACGGTGCTGACTACATAATGGAGGAGCAGTATTCTATACAGGCACATAGGCGAAGCAATAGTGCTTTTAAATTTAAAGCAAATAAAAAAGGGAATAAAGCGAGCTAA
- the thiM gene encoding hydroxyethylthiazole kinase yields the protein MIEKAIEVLERLKKEVPLVHAITNYVAINNNANALLSIGASSAMVMSPEETYDFTAISDTLYVNIGTINNETKEAIIKSVISAKDHKKPVVIDPVGCAAIKSRVDFVNMLLKIGEISIIKGNVAEIKSLVGESANVKGVDSLDDSGNIDSCVKLARLTNTTVVATGKEDYISDGRRVVKVNNGTNLFTKITGAGCTLGAIMAATSACGDDKVISSLAALLVMNIAGELTEKESNLPGTFSTKFIDNLYILNSDMIRKYADIEVLGV from the coding sequence ATGATTGAAAAAGCAATAGAAGTTTTAGAAAGATTAAAAAAAGAAGTGCCACTTGTGCACGCTATAACAAACTATGTCGCCATAAATAATAATGCCAATGCTCTACTTAGTATCGGAGCATCTTCTGCAATGGTGATGTCACCAGAGGAAACGTATGATTTTACAGCGATTTCAGATACTTTGTATGTGAATATAGGTACCATCAATAATGAAACTAAAGAGGCTATAATCAAATCTGTAATATCAGCAAAAGACCATAAAAAACCAGTTGTTATAGATCCGGTGGGGTGTGCTGCCATAAAAAGCAGAGTCGATTTTGTAAATATGCTTTTGAAAATAGGAGAAATCAGCATTATTAAGGGAAACGTCGCAGAAATAAAGTCGCTGGTAGGTGAAAGTGCAAATGTCAAAGGTGTAGACTCCCTTGATGACAGCGGAAATATTGACTCTTGTGTAAAACTTGCAAGACTTACTAATACAACCGTTGTTGCCACAGGGAAAGAAGACTATATAAGCGATGGCAGGAGAGTGGTAAAAGTAAATAACGGTACAAATTTATTTACAAAGATAACAGGTGCGGGATGTACTTTAGGTGCTATAATGGCGGCTACTTCAGCTTGCGGCGATGACAAAGTGATATCATCGTTGGCAGCTCTTCTCGTTATGAACATAGCAGGGGAACTGACAGAGAAAGAAAGCAATTTACCAGGGACATTCAGCACAAAATTTATAGACAATCTTTACATTCTAAACTCTGACATGATAAGGAAATACGCTGATATTGAAGTATTGGGGGTATAA
- the pepV gene encoding dipeptidase PepV: MNLNSHIDNIRNDIIKSAQEVVRIKSVQDNPKPGMPYGEGVAKALEKALEIAKNLGFITKNIDGYVGYAEYGEGEEMIGVLGHLDVVPEGGSWIYPPYGAEIHDGKIYGRGTVDDKGPIIAALYGLKAIKDAGLKFSKRVRILFGTNEESGSHEIEYYLKHDEVPTMGFTPDAQYPIIYAEKGITMFRVVKDFKKKPKSLIVKYIRGGQKPNVVPDYCECGLEVKDGNKKREIKEKLQTFVKETGYDIKEEENNDLLTIKSMGVSAHGSLPHLGENAIMRLLLFLDRIDLEDSDVKDFIHFFAQNVGIETDGKTFGVYLKDETGELTFNVGTIELDENKGALGLNIRYPVKYKYEDWMTPFEHKIKPYGIRVEDMMHQPPLYFPPDHPLIKVLSNVYEEQTGQKAELLAIGGGTYAKEMKNIVAFGPVFPGKPDLAHQANEYIEIEDLILNAKIYAHAIYELAK; this comes from the coding sequence ATGAATTTGAATTCTCACATAGACAATATTAGGAATGACATTATAAAATCAGCACAGGAGGTTGTCAGAATAAAAAGTGTTCAAGATAACCCTAAGCCTGGTATGCCTTATGGTGAAGGTGTAGCCAAGGCATTAGAAAAAGCTTTAGAGATTGCTAAAAACCTTGGGTTTATAACAAAGAATATTGATGGTTATGTGGGATATGCAGAGTACGGTGAAGGAGAAGAAATGATAGGAGTGTTAGGGCATTTGGATGTGGTTCCTGAAGGCGGTAGCTGGATTTATCCGCCTTATGGTGCTGAAATCCACGATGGCAAAATATATGGAAGAGGGACCGTAGATGACAAAGGCCCAATTATTGCTGCTTTATACGGTTTGAAGGCGATAAAAGACGCTGGATTAAAGTTTTCTAAAAGAGTAAGGATTTTATTTGGAACAAATGAAGAGTCTGGTTCTCACGAGATAGAGTATTACTTAAAACATGACGAAGTACCAACAATGGGGTTTACTCCTGATGCTCAATATCCTATCATATATGCAGAAAAAGGCATTACTATGTTTAGAGTTGTCAAAGATTTTAAAAAGAAACCTAAAAGTTTAATAGTAAAATATATTCGCGGTGGTCAAAAACCTAATGTAGTGCCTGATTATTGCGAATGTGGACTTGAAGTAAAGGATGGAAATAAAAAGAGAGAAATAAAAGAAAAATTACAAACTTTTGTAAAAGAAACTGGTTATGATATAAAGGAAGAAGAAAACAATGATTTGTTAACTATTAAGTCCATGGGAGTTTCTGCTCATGGTAGTCTTCCGCATCTTGGGGAAAACGCTATAATGCGATTGTTGCTCTTTCTTGATAGAATTGATTTAGAAGACAGCGATGTCAAAGATTTTATACATTTCTTTGCTCAAAATGTAGGAATTGAGACAGATGGAAAGACTTTTGGAGTTTATTTAAAAGATGAAACTGGAGAACTGACTTTTAATGTAGGAACGATAGAGTTAGATGAGAATAAAGGGGCTTTAGGGTTAAATATAAGGTATCCGGTAAAATATAAATATGAAGATTGGATGACTCCTTTTGAACATAAGATAAAACCTTATGGCATACGAGTGGAAGATATGATGCATCAGCCACCGTTGTATTTTCCACCAGACCATCCGCTTATCAAAGTGCTTAGCAATGTTTACGAAGAACAAACAGGTCAAAAAGCGGAACTTTTGGCAATTGGTGGAGGAACATATGCGAAAGAAATGAAAAACATAGTGGCCTTTGGGCCTGTATTTCCAGGAAAACCTGATTTGGCGCATCAGGCAAATGAATATATTGAGATAGAAGATTTAATATTGAACGCAAAGATATATGCTCATGCCATATATGAGCTGGCAAAATAA
- a CDS encoding ISL3 family transposase has product MIDKDAVTAVCIDDFATKKRETYGTIMIDISTHKIVDMINSRDYVDVIEWLKTFPNIKTVSRDGSILYRNAIKDAHSDAIQVSDRFHILKNLTQYCKDYIMKTLNQKVSVPLPFIPMENADKTDTMENYTIINKKLTLKEKYEKINLLLIEGHKKSYICKKLNLDSRTFDKLINMTDKERENLFQTKMMKKHKETVARKQEKINKVREMFKNGYSKAAIAREIGIDKHTVNKYLDPNYSAVHASYGIKKPGKLSLFIDEINRYIEQGYTSANIDEIIRKKGYSGSISSIRHYISEWKHRYKKEYDKDKSNDNGDKISELIERKNLIKLLYKPIEEVKMITQEQLDRVCNEYPFYASIYHLVNEFREILLKKNISKLEEWIDKADSLKIHEIESFVKGLVKDIDAVRNAIIYDYNNGLAEGSVNKLKVIKRIMYGRCSFDTLKAKVLLSEHMRKIN; this is encoded by the coding sequence ATTATTGATAAGGACGCTGTTACAGCTGTTTGCATTGATGATTTTGCTACAAAAAAGCGAGAAACTTATGGAACAATAATGATAGACATATCTACTCATAAAATAGTTGACATGATTAATTCAAGAGATTATGTTGATGTTATAGAATGGCTAAAAACATTTCCTAATATAAAAACAGTTTCAAGAGATGGTTCTATTTTATACCGCAATGCAATAAAAGATGCACATTCTGATGCGATACAAGTAAGTGACCGGTTTCATATTCTTAAAAATCTTACACAGTATTGCAAAGACTATATTATGAAAACTTTAAATCAAAAAGTTTCCGTGCCTTTACCTTTCATTCCAATGGAAAATGCTGATAAAACAGATACAATGGAAAATTATACAATTATTAATAAGAAGCTTACCTTAAAAGAAAAATATGAAAAAATAAACCTTCTTCTAATAGAAGGTCATAAAAAATCATACATATGCAAAAAATTAAACTTAGATTCACGCACATTTGATAAGCTAATAAATATGACAGATAAAGAAAGAGAAAACCTGTTTCAAACAAAAATGATGAAAAAGCACAAAGAAACTGTTGCAAGGAAACAAGAAAAAATTAACAAAGTACGAGAAATGTTCAAAAATGGGTATTCAAAAGCAGCAATAGCAAGAGAAATAGGAATTGACAAGCATACAGTAAACAAATATCTTGATCCTAATTATTCTGCAGTGCATGCATCATATGGAATTAAAAAACCAGGCAAATTAAGTCTATTTATAGATGAAATAAATCGTTATATTGAGCAAGGATATACATCAGCAAATATTGATGAGATAATTCGTAAAAAAGGTTACAGTGGTTCTATTTCCAGCATACGTCACTATATTAGCGAATGGAAACATCGTTACAAAAAGGAATATGATAAAGATAAATCTAATGATAATGGAGACAAAATTAGCGAATTAATAGAGCGCAAAAATTTAATAAAGTTGCTGTATAAGCCTATTGAGGAAGTAAAGATGATTACTCAAGAGCAATTAGATAGAGTATGTAATGAATATCCATTTTATGCAAGTATATATCATCTTGTAAATGAATTTAGGGAAATACTGCTAAAGAAAAATATTAGCAAATTAGAAGAATGGATAGATAAAGCCGATTCGTTAAAAATTCACGAAATAGAAAGTTTTGTAAAAGGACTGGTAAAAGATATAGATGCTGTTAGAAATGCAATAATATATGATTATAATAATGGTCTAGCGGAAGGCAGTGTCAATAAGCTTAAAGTGATTAAAAGAATTATGTATGGAAGATGTAGCTTTGATACGCTAAAAGCTAAAGTGCTTTTGTCTGAACATATGCGCAAAATCAACTAA
- a CDS encoding transposase family protein, translated as MPQKEPSQTSTKVHSHYKRRFQDLPIQGKKVIVILNNKKMFCTNPDCPHTTFAESYEFLPFKGKKTKRLEEEILNISLNVSSITASFLLSKNIAKVCKSTICNLLKKRRPNY; from the coding sequence TTGCCGCAAAAGGAACCAAGTCAAACATCTACAAAAGTTCATTCACATTATAAAAGAAGATTTCAAGATCTGCCGATACAAGGCAAGAAAGTTATAGTTATTCTTAATAATAAAAAAATGTTTTGTACTAATCCTGATTGTCCACATACTACTTTTGCAGAATCTTATGAGTTTTTACCTTTTAAAGGTAAAAAGACCAAACGGCTTGAAGAAGAAATCCTAAATATATCCCTTAATGTAAGTTCAATAACAGCATCTTTTTTGCTAAGTAAAAACATTGCGAAAGTATGTAAAAGTACCATTTGCAATCTCTTAAAAAAAAGAAGGCCTAATTATTGA
- a CDS encoding IS1634 family transposase: protein MYLKKSKRSSGRIYLSIADGYHDKERGHTRTVTIKSLGYLDELQKQYDNPIAFFEQQVKELNEQKAMKKAPIMLSFSPDEKLLANMHNRKNFGYAALSKIYHELDVDTFLRNRQRHSKEKYDANAIMKLLVFSRLLYPASKKKTYENRDIFFEKFNFSLDDIYRCLTLFNKHSDALQLWLHEHIKSQYNRNTDLVYYDVTNYYFEIDEQDDLRKKGVSKEHRPDPIVQMGLFMDTNGIPITYKLFPGNTPDKTTLIPSLSGIQREYSLGRIIVVADRGLTTGDNIWYILSAKNGYVLSYSVRGADKNFQKYVLDENGYVSKGDGFKIKSRLYPREIQVTATNGKKIKKIVDERQVIFYSPEYAAKAKQDRAAALAKAMDLIKNPARYNKSISYGAAKYVKNLTFDANTGEISESVRQHLAFNEEKLREEEKFDGYYAIVTSEYKESPEKIIEMYRGLWKIEESFKVTKSDFESRPVYLSLKEHIDAHFLTCFISLVIVRILEHRLKGKYSVREMLESLSKASCSHIKENYYLFDFYNDILEDIGKELNIDFSKKIMTLKDIKKFLGETKKS, encoded by the coding sequence GTGTATTTGAAGAAAAGTAAACGTAGTTCTGGAAGAATTTATCTTTCTATTGCAGATGGTTATCATGATAAAGAGAGAGGACATACAAGGACTGTTACAATTAAATCTCTTGGATATCTTGATGAACTTCAAAAACAATATGATAACCCCATTGCATTTTTTGAACAACAGGTTAAAGAATTGAACGAACAAAAAGCTATGAAAAAGGCCCCCATCATGCTTAGTTTTTCCCCTGATGAAAAACTTTTAGCTAATATGCATAACCGCAAGAATTTCGGTTATGCAGCTTTGAGTAAAATTTATCATGAACTTGATGTAGATACATTCTTAAGAAACAGACAACGGCATTCAAAAGAAAAATATGATGCAAATGCCATCATGAAATTGCTTGTATTTTCACGCCTGCTTTATCCTGCTTCTAAGAAAAAAACTTATGAAAACAGGGATATATTCTTTGAAAAATTTAATTTTTCTTTGGATGATATATACAGATGCCTTACTCTTTTTAACAAACACAGTGATGCTCTTCAGCTTTGGCTGCATGAACACATTAAATCTCAGTATAATCGCAACACAGATCTTGTTTATTATGATGTTACAAATTATTACTTTGAAATAGATGAACAGGATGACTTGCGTAAAAAAGGAGTTTCTAAAGAACATCGTCCTGATCCTATTGTACAGATGGGATTATTTATGGACACAAATGGTATACCTATTACATATAAGCTTTTTCCAGGAAATACGCCGGATAAAACTACCCTGATTCCGTCTCTAAGCGGGATTCAACGTGAATATTCCTTAGGCAGAATTATCGTGGTAGCAGACAGAGGATTAACCACAGGAGATAACATTTGGTATATTCTATCTGCTAAAAATGGTTATGTATTAAGTTATTCTGTTCGCGGTGCCGACAAAAATTTTCAGAAGTATGTCCTTGATGAAAATGGATATGTTAGCAAAGGTGATGGTTTTAAAATAAAATCAAGACTTTATCCAAGAGAAATTCAAGTGACTGCAACGAATGGAAAAAAGATAAAAAAGATAGTGGATGAAAGACAGGTTATCTTCTATAGCCCCGAATATGCTGCAAAGGCAAAGCAAGATCGAGCAGCTGCATTAGCTAAGGCAATGGACCTTATTAAAAATCCTGCAAGGTACAATAAGTCTATATCTTATGGTGCTGCTAAATACGTAAAAAACCTTACATTTGATGCTAATACCGGTGAAATATCGGAGAGTGTACGTCAACATTTAGCTTTTAATGAAGAGAAGTTACGTGAAGAAGAAAAGTTCGACGGTTATTATGCTATTGTTACCAGTGAATATAAGGAGTCACCCGAGAAAATAATTGAGATGTACCGTGGACTTTGGAAGATAGAAGAGTCCTTTAAGGTAACCAAAAGTGATTTTGAGAGTAGACCGGTTTATTTGTCGTTGAAGGAGCATATTGATGCTCATTTTCTGACATGTTTTATATCACTTGTAATTGTAAGGATACTTGAACACAGATTAAAGGGTAAATATTCTGTAAGAGAAATGCTTGAGAGTCTGAGTAAAGCCTCCTGTAGTCATATAAAGGAGAATTATTATCTTTTTGATTTTTATAATGATATTCTTGAAGATATCGGAAAAGAGTTAAATATTGATTTTAGTAAAAAGATTATGACTTTAAAAGATATAAAAAAATTTTTAGGGGAGACGAAAAAAAGTTGA